A segment of the Triticum urartu cultivar G1812 chromosome 1, Tu2.1, whole genome shotgun sequence genome:
CAGAGTGAAAAAGGTGGAGAAAACAACATACTGGAAGTATCCCAAATGTGGCAAACTTGAAATGTTGACGATGCAGGTCAGCAATTGCGGCAAACTGGAAATCATCCTTAGAAACATGGCAGATCCTGGGCACCGAGTAGTTAATTTCATGGTCTACAATTCGCCCTCTTGGGAGATCCAAGTGGTCCATGTAAGCGATCTACAAAAAACAGAGATTGAAACAAGATTCATACATATAAAATTATAAACATTGTTGGTGAAACAAAAGGTGGCACTGTAAAGGATGGCATGAATATTACTATAAACTACACATATTTAAACAAGAAAATGCACTAGCCACAGCATCACAGTAACAAACAGAAGAAAGTACGCATACAGTCTGCAGTGTGAACTGAACATAGCTGCAGCATCCCCTGTAAAATAAATGTGGCATCAACAAAGAAATACAAAATTGCCAACGCTAAAATCAGATAGCCACATTAACTGCTTACTATAAGTTTAACTGAGGCACACCATTGCCATAACTGTGGAATCAACAAAATCAAACAGACTGCAGTATGAAATACTTATAAGTTATAACTGCGAAGAAATGCCACCGCAATAATGACAACATCAGAAAAGAAATGCCAGCAGCAACATCAAAGACATATCATCAGTGCAGTATATGCaacaggagggagaaggagagagCAAGAGAGGCCATACCGTGAGCAAAGGTAAGCACCCACCAACCCAGAAGTCTCTCATCTTTTCCTCCCTAGATTTGTACTGAAATTTCTGGACCTCGTCCATCAGATGCTCCGTGATATGGCCTGCCCAGTCAAGGTCATGCACCTTTGACATATCTTCAAAGGCCCACAGGTAGTCAAGGTCTATTGTATTCCCAGTGGTGGGGGTGAGCACTGCCGCCAGTGCAATAAGCAGGAATGTCCTCATGAAGGATTCCTCATCCTCGTTGTTCTTAAGCAAACTGACACAATGGGGGATGGTTGCCCTTAGTCCATTATTTAAGTACAGATCTCGCAGTTCTTTGATTTTGTCCGACTTCTGACCATGCAGTACAAAGGGTCTTCCCCCTGTAGGTACACCTAGAATTTTCTGAACAAGGGGCTTGCTGAAAACTATTGTCTTGTCCGCATTAATTCTGAACTCAGAAAACGGGGGGTTAATTTTTCCCATGATCCACTCAGTCAGTGGCTCATGAACAGAGAATGCCCCGATACGATTGAAATGCTCGAATCCATACTTTGCAACATACCCCTGCTGCCGGGGTGTCAGACCACGCATGATCTCTCGAATCCTCCCAGCACTGAAACGGCTCCTGATGCCCACTTCACCATGTAATACTTCATCCATGGATCCAACTCCTCCCCTATAATCAAGAAACAAGAAAAAACAACCTTATATAAAGCAAGAAAAGCAAAAAGCAGAGCAAAGAACAGGGATGACTCGGCCGCAGCACATGTACCATAACTAACTGCAACATGACATTGAGTCACATGAAAAATCAGTGGAACAAAATTATGCACCAAAAAACTGACTAACATACCCTACTGCTTTTAACAAACTGTATTCTATTATGAACTGCAACATTGGATGCAACAGCACATATACATAATACAGGAGTAACACATTGGACAAATATCCCATGATATACTACTTCCATTTGTTGGACAACTTATACAACAATGGTGGTGTTGACTAACTTACACCGCGCCTGCTTATACCTGCAGGTCGACCGGCGATGACTAAGACGGGGACGCAGCCCGCCAGAGTCCACCGCGCCCGCTTCACCGCCAACGAAGCCCCACTTCCGCTTCGCCTTCCGCTTTATCCGTGCTCCTCTCCCGAAAATTTTCCGATCTTGGTTGTCAGTTTCTGCTTCCCAACACTCACAAATTAATTCTTGCTGCTTCTCAACGCATGCTCAATCCAGAGTAAAAATCTAGGATGGTTCACATGATCTAAAAAAGGTGTATTTCCTCGTGATTTTAGTTGGTTCGGTTCAGATCTTGCGATGGACTCCAGCGAAAGATGCAGGAGCCTGACTCGCATTTCGAGTTGGTTGAAGCAAAGGGGAAAAGAAAGAAACTTTGGGGGCACCGACCTGTCAGTCCTGGAGGAGGGAGGTGGAGGGaggccagcgccgccgccgcggccgctTGCATCGAGCTCGCTGCGGCCGCCTCGTCCGCCATCCGGATGAGCTTCCGCTCGTCTGCAGCTCGCCGCCGCCCTGATCCCTTCGATCTCCGCATGCCTCGGTCGTCCCCGGCAGTGCCACACGAAGAGGCTCCCCCGCAGCTCGTCGCCGTATCAGGTACGCCCACGCCGCTGATGCGGCGTTGTTGCGAGGTCGGCCACTGGCGGCGGGCCGACGGGAGGAGCGGATAATGGGAGGAGGGAAAGGGGATCAGAATGTTGCAGTGGGAGGACCGACGGGGTGGAGATGTTTTCTTTATGCTtccatattttctttcttttcaTCACAAGAATTGAGTAAGAAGTACTCTCCCTCCGGATTTTTTAATACAATACAGACACGCATACACTCATCCGCATGAATGCACACACACACTCTACCtttatgagcaccttcgagagactgagctGGCATGTCAGCTTGAGAATTTACGAAGTCACTATACGCGCCTCAGGATTTAAACCTTGATGGCTGAGGATAATACTGTTCTTCCAACCACCTAACCATATGTTATACAAACTACATATAAAGTATATAAACACATTTTAGAGTTTAGATCACTCGTTTTTCTTCATATGTAATttatattggaatctctaaaaagcttatatttaggaatgaagggTGTATTAATTAAATTAGATCATGGTCATAAGAACAAGTCCATagaaatactccctctgtaactTAAAGGAGTATAAAAGGTTTTTTGACACTATCATGAACTCTAAAACGTCTTGTAAAAAGTAACAGAGGGAGTATTTCTGTAGACGTGTTCTTATCATATATAATATAACTAAATAGGGCCACGCTAACGGACGCGACGTTTTGATGCCCAGACTCATCTGCACCTGGTTAGAAAAAATTTCGTAAAAAGttcaaaaatccaaaaaaaattgtGAGGTAGAAACTTTGATGCGTGGGGCTCGCTCCAAATTTCAAATCATTTGGACGTCTGAGCAGCTctcggcaaaaaagacaaatcgggCAAAAACAATACATAAACAGTAAATCTTTTTATAGACCGccaatttgtcttttttgccgagATCTGCTTAGATGTCCAAATGATTAGAAAATTGGAGCGGACCTTACGCATCAAATATTCTACCGCAtaaaaaaattggaatttttgaaaaaaaaatctagTATTTGTCTTGATTATTTTCGCCAGCGCGGGTGCAGATAAGCTCGGGTGCATAGATGGATTTTCGCACGCTAACTTGTTTTTCAATATGCAAATACCTCACCATGCAACCATGCACGAGAAAACAAACCTCAACATGCATAAAATTAACCTTCCCGGTGCTCCGCGGGATAAAGGTGTTAAGCATGTCACATAGGCAATAAATAACGTGGCAAAGcaattaagaagaagagagggCACTTTGGTGACTCTAAGAAAAAACAAGGCCACGTGTGCGGACCTATGCAAAACACTTAAATGAAGAAAGCTTACCCTATGCATCAAAGAGTTTAATTGCTAAATAATTAAATAAAGGAAATTTAGCAACAACAAGCtaagcacctcatctaagcacatATGCATTGGAAGGGGCCTAATGCACAGAAAAAGGTTTCTCATTATATTATTGCCATTTAGATCCAATAAATATTTTCCATCTATACAATaattaaataaaataaatcaTATACATATTTCTTAGTTTTAGTTCTCATATTATTAATTCAAATATATCGTGTTAAGTTGGACATCAACCAATTCCCGTAGCAACGTTCGAGTTGTTATTTAGTAAGTTAATAAGCGCATGACCAAGTGGCGCTTCGTTCATATGATGTTAAACCTTCTGGCCAAGTTAAGGGTCTTTGGTTTGTGGATTCAGTAATATGAGTTGGTTAGTTAAAACTTAGAAAAGGGAGAGATTTTTCGTAGAGATTTATTAGATGTCACAATTGTTATAGACCCAAGAAATATTTTCAAGATGTCCAACCTCCCACTATAAACCCTAGTGCTGGAAATCAATATATAGGAAAATTGAAGATTGATTCCTTTGAATCAAGTGGAACATTAAGGGAAAAAAATCTTTGGATTAGAATTTTATAAAATTCCTTCAAAAACCCTTTGAACCAAAGAGCCCCTACTACTATGATTACATCAAAAGTGTTAGGTTACATCTTGAATTTGTGTTTGTTTAACCCTCGGTGTCCATGCAATGCTTAAAATGTGTATGTTTCAGTCGTTTTTCATCAATATTCGGTAAAATATCTTCATACGATCTTGGAGAGAGAGTGACAATGGGTCATCTTTCAAAAAATGAAATAATACATGTTCAACAAAAAGGAAAAATGTGTTGCCTTTAATGTTAACACTAGGGCcagatatgtctccaacgtatctataatttcttattgtttcatgctattgtCAC
Coding sequences within it:
- the LOC125544031 gene encoding uncharacterized protein LOC125544031 isoform X1, giving the protein MRRSKGSGRRRAADERKLIRMADEAAAASSMQAAAAAALASLHLPPPGLTETDNQDRKIFGRGARIKRKAKRKWGFVGGEAGAVDSGGLRPRLSHRRSTCRGGVGSMDEVLHGEVGIRSRFSAGRIREIMRGLTPRQQGYVAKYGFEHFNRIGAFSVHEPLTEWIMGKINPPFSEFRINADKTIVFSKPLVQKILGVPTGGRPFVLHGQKSDKIKELRDLYLNNGLRATIPHCVSLLKNNEDEESFMRTFLLIALAAVLTPTTGNTIDLDYLWAFEDMSKVHDLDWAGHITEHLMDEVQKFQYKSREEKMRDFWVGGCLPLLTIAYMDHLDLPRGRIVDHEINYSVPRICHVSKDDFQFAAIADLHRQHFKFATFGILPFRDRTPYTDNPVTDTEVAADDLRILSNDQVLSGQWELVEVHEQKIDELVKETQPEALGFAEASIDHFRLGRTDIGSNQGTKKTASCERGSSSHCRNTAKAAVTPSSSEKSVEDSAREYESSESDDHLTPPEADYGVIFRSYLSGTQMERVNMLIHKIKPETIVFVATMRKCDVQLPTPLLIISKERSLAAAAHFPHENGAVTLQMPGKSEKWRPRFFIEKDNCMLAGNWLDFVCDNQVQVGDICIFVPEKGGERSTFTVHIIRAEATHRRGVKRVRSSLDSPGGV
- the LOC125544031 gene encoding uncharacterized protein LOC125544031 isoform X2; the protein is MRRSKGSGRRRAADERKLIRMADEAAAASSMQAAAAAALASLHLPPPGLTETDNQDRKIFGRGARIKRKAKRKWGFVGGEAGAVDSGGLRPRLSHRRSTCRGGVGSMDEVLHGEVGIRSRFSAGRIREIMRGLTPRQQGYVAKYGFEHFNRIGAFSVHEPLTEWIMGKINPPFSEFRINADKTIVFSKPLVQKILGVPTGGRPFVLHGQKSDKIKELRDLYLNNGLRATIPHCVSLLKNNEDEESFMRTFLLIALAAVLTPTTGNTIDLDYLWAFEDMSKVHDLDWAGHITEHLMDEVQKFQYKSREEKMRDFWVGGCLPLLTIAYMDHLDLPRGRIVDHEINYSVPRICHVSKDDFQFAAIADLHRQHFKFATFGILPFRDRTPYTDNPVTDTEVAADDLRILSNDQVLSGQWELVEVHEQKIDELVKETQPEALGFAEASIDHFRLGRTDIGSNQGTKKTASCERGSSSHCRNTAKAAVTPSSSEKSEDSAREYESSESDDHLTPPEADYGVIFRSYLSGTQMERVNMLIHKIKPETIVFVATMRKCDVQLPTPLLIISKERSLAAAAHFPHENGAVTLQMPGKSEKWRPRFFIEKDNCMLAGNWLDFVCDNQVQVGDICIFVPEKGGERSTFTVHIIRAEATHRRGVKRVRSSLDSPGGV